The following proteins are co-located in the Mesorhizobium sp. M1E.F.Ca.ET.045.02.1.1 genome:
- a CDS encoding substrate-binding domain-containing protein — protein MPARVTTLKELAASLGLSITTVSRALAGHQQIALKTRERVAQAARQAGYVPNTAARTLVSGRSGFVGLVLPIRGPNLVDSFLGEFVTGLGEGLVSHGADLILATAAQDQAEIAVLRHVVESGRADGVVVTRIAEVDERLAYLRRRGFPFVAHGRQLDSDFAYNWLDTDGAHAFGEAFDMLYDLGHRHFGLVTISEPMTFRHLRQDGLAAAIARRGDPSVRLDVGTAPRFDRGARIQAVNRMLHGPERPTAIVALFDELALTVMEEASRAGLTVPRDLSVIGFDNVLASAYAPPGLTTFDASIRQCAREIADMLLTVIADRPAEPLTRLIRPTLVPRASHGPAPRTRS, from the coding sequence TTGCCGGCCCGCGTCACCACGCTGAAGGAGCTTGCCGCAAGCCTCGGCCTGTCGATCACGACGGTGTCGCGGGCGCTTGCCGGCCATCAGCAGATCGCCCTGAAGACGCGCGAGCGCGTCGCCCAGGCGGCGCGTCAGGCCGGCTATGTGCCCAACACCGCGGCGCGCACGCTGGTTTCCGGGCGCAGCGGTTTCGTCGGTCTGGTGCTGCCGATCCGCGGGCCCAATCTGGTCGATTCCTTCCTCGGCGAATTCGTCACCGGGCTCGGCGAGGGCCTGGTGTCGCATGGCGCCGATCTCATCCTCGCCACCGCGGCGCAAGACCAGGCCGAGATCGCGGTATTGCGCCATGTCGTCGAATCCGGGCGCGCCGATGGCGTCGTCGTCACCCGTATTGCCGAGGTCGACGAGCGGCTCGCCTATCTGCGCCGGCGCGGCTTTCCCTTCGTCGCCCACGGCCGGCAACTCGACAGCGACTTTGCCTACAACTGGCTCGACACCGACGGCGCGCATGCTTTCGGCGAAGCCTTCGACATGCTCTACGATCTCGGCCATCGCCATTTCGGCCTGGTGACGATTTCCGAGCCGATGACCTTCCGACATCTGAGGCAGGACGGTCTTGCCGCCGCGATTGCGCGTCGCGGCGATCCGTCGGTGCGGCTCGACGTGGGCACTGCCCCGCGCTTCGACCGCGGCGCCCGCATCCAGGCCGTCAACCGGATGCTGCACGGGCCTGAGCGTCCGACCGCCATCGTCGCCCTGTTCGACGAGCTTGCGCTGACCGTGATGGAAGAGGCGTCACGCGCCGGGCTCACGGTGCCGCGCGACCTCTCGGTCATCGGCTTCGACAATGTCCTGGCCTCGGCCTATGCGCCTCCGGGCCTCACCACTTTCGACGCCTCGATCCGCCAGTGCGCGCGCGAGATCGCCGACATGCTGCTCACCGTTATCGCCGACAGACCGGCTGAGCCGCTGACGCGGCTGATCCGGCCGACGCTGGTGCCGAGGGCGAGCCATGGACCCGCGCCGAGAACAAGAAGCTGA
- a CDS encoding glutathione S-transferase family protein, producing MTPTITAFERSPDGGRGQARDMRVRWALEEVGQPYDVRLLSLSAMKQPAHLAINPFGQIPTYEEGDLCLFESGSIVLHIAERHAGLLPENANARARAITWMFAALSTIEPPILERETAVLLERDAPWHAERLPIVEDRIRKRLGELSRHLGDADWLDGAFSAGDLVMVGVLRRLNRSGLLGEFPNLAAYVARAEARPAFRRAFDAQLAVARAASGG from the coding sequence GTGACTCCCACCATCACCGCCTTCGAGCGGTCGCCCGACGGCGGCAGGGGACAGGCACGCGACATGCGCGTTCGCTGGGCGCTCGAGGAAGTCGGCCAGCCATACGACGTCCGTCTCCTCTCGTTGAGCGCCATGAAGCAACCCGCGCATCTTGCGATCAATCCATTCGGCCAGATTCCGACCTATGAGGAAGGCGATCTCTGCCTGTTCGAGTCCGGGTCGATCGTGCTCCATATCGCGGAACGGCATGCGGGCCTGCTGCCTGAGAACGCAAACGCCCGGGCACGTGCCATCACCTGGATGTTTGCTGCGCTCAGCACGATCGAGCCGCCGATCCTGGAACGCGAAACCGCCGTGCTCCTCGAGCGCGACGCGCCGTGGCACGCTGAACGCCTGCCCATAGTCGAGGATCGCATACGCAAGCGGCTCGGCGAACTTTCCCGTCACCTTGGCGATGCCGACTGGCTCGACGGTGCCTTCAGCGCCGGCGACCTGGTCATGGTCGGCGTGCTGCGCCGGCTGAACAGATCGGGGCTGCTGGGCGAATTTCCGAACCTCGCCGCCTATGTCGCCCGCGCCGAAGCGAGGCCGGCGTTCAGGCGGGCGTTCGATGCGCAGTTGGCGGTTGCCAGGGCTGCGTCGGGTGGGTGA
- a CDS encoding zinc-dependent alcohol dehydrogenase family protein, which translates to MARIVRFHCHGGPEVLRIEDVEVPPPGPGELRIRVKALGLNRAEALMRKGAYIETPALPSGLGLEAAGIVEAVGEGVDGLAPGDAVSIIPPRSMARWPAYGELVTFPAELVVKHPPSLGFEAAAATWMQYLTAYGALVDIARLGRGEPIVITAASSSVGLAAIQIANSIGAAPIAVTRTSAKKSALLDAGADYVVASQEEDLEARLKEIAPQGVRVVLDAVGGPIFTSLTAAMSRGGMLLEYGGLSPEPTPFPLFEVLAKTLTLRGYLVHEITGDPARLEAAKRFILGGLAAGALKPVIARTFPFDEIVEAHRFLESGEQFGKVVVTV; encoded by the coding sequence ATGGCGCGAATTGTTCGCTTTCACTGTCACGGCGGTCCCGAGGTGCTGCGCATCGAGGATGTCGAGGTGCCGCCGCCTGGTCCGGGTGAGCTGCGGATCCGCGTCAAGGCGTTGGGACTGAACCGCGCCGAGGCCCTGATGCGCAAGGGCGCCTATATCGAGACGCCGGCGCTGCCGTCTGGCCTCGGCCTCGAGGCGGCGGGCATCGTCGAGGCGGTTGGCGAGGGCGTCGATGGTCTTGCGCCGGGCGATGCGGTCAGCATCATCCCGCCGCGCTCGATGGCGCGCTGGCCGGCCTATGGCGAGCTCGTCACGTTTCCGGCGGAACTCGTCGTCAAGCATCCGCCATCGCTTGGCTTCGAAGCCGCCGCCGCGACATGGATGCAGTATCTCACCGCCTATGGCGCGCTGGTCGACATCGCCCGTCTCGGCCGCGGCGAGCCCATCGTGATCACCGCCGCGTCAAGCAGCGTCGGGCTGGCCGCGATCCAGATCGCCAACAGCATCGGCGCCGCGCCGATTGCCGTGACGCGGACGTCGGCCAAGAAGAGCGCTCTGCTCGATGCCGGCGCCGACTATGTCGTGGCCTCGCAGGAGGAGGACCTCGAAGCGCGGCTGAAGGAGATAGCGCCGCAGGGCGTGCGCGTCGTCCTCGATGCGGTAGGTGGTCCGATCTTCACGTCGTTGACGGCGGCGATGTCGCGCGGCGGCATGCTCCTTGAATATGGCGGCCTGAGCCCCGAGCCGACGCCGTTCCCGCTCTTCGAGGTGCTGGCCAAGACGCTGACGCTGCGCGGCTACCTCGTCCACGAAATCACCGGCGATCCAGCGCGGTTGGAAGCGGCCAAGCGCTTCATTTTGGGCGGCCTCGCGGCTGGCGCGCTGAAGCCGGTGATCGCGAGGACCTTCCCGTTCGACGAAATCGTCGAGGCGCACCGCTTCCTCGAATCCGGCGAGCAGTTCGGCAAGGTCGTGGTGACGGTTTGA
- a CDS encoding LysR substrate-binding domain-containing protein: protein MDRLESMEVFVRAVDLGSFAAAAAALDLSGPMVGKHVRFLEERLGVRLLNRTTRRQSLTDFGRAYYERCRIVLAEVEAADALAANQLSEPHGKLRVTMPAHFGRHCVTPVLLELARRYPTLELDLSLSDRFADLVEDNFDLAIRTGTLDDRAGIIARRVARQRMIVCASPSYIERFGRPLGLEDIADHQAIIYRRLGQVLQPWLFPRDDGSVTEIAPAGRLRLDDLDAIADAATDGMGLAWLPHWLVRRRIEAGALVRLLQDQADYLYDCHALWLQTPHLPLKVRLAVDALAAGLPRFMA from the coding sequence ATGGATCGCCTCGAAAGCATGGAGGTGTTCGTCAGGGCTGTCGATCTCGGCTCGTTCGCGGCCGCCGCGGCGGCGCTCGACCTGTCGGGCCCGATGGTCGGCAAGCATGTCCGCTTCCTCGAGGAGCGCCTGGGCGTCCGGCTTCTCAACCGCACGACGCGCCGGCAGAGCCTGACCGATTTCGGCCGCGCCTATTACGAGCGCTGCCGCATCGTGCTGGCGGAGGTGGAGGCCGCGGATGCGCTGGCGGCCAACCAGTTGTCGGAGCCGCACGGCAAACTGCGCGTGACGATGCCAGCGCATTTCGGCCGCCACTGCGTCACGCCGGTCCTGCTCGAGCTCGCGCGCCGGTATCCGACGCTGGAGTTGGACCTGTCGCTCAGCGACCGCTTCGCCGACCTCGTCGAGGACAACTTCGATCTGGCGATCCGCACCGGTACGCTCGACGACAGGGCCGGCATCATCGCTCGCCGCGTCGCGCGTCAGCGCATGATCGTCTGTGCTTCGCCGTCATACATCGAGAGGTTCGGCCGGCCGCTTGGCCTGGAGGACATTGCCGATCATCAGGCGATCATCTACCGGCGGCTCGGCCAGGTGTTGCAGCCATGGCTGTTCCCGCGCGACGACGGTTCCGTGACCGAGATCGCACCTGCCGGCCGGCTACGGCTCGACGACCTCGACGCGATTGCCGATGCTGCGACCGACGGCATGGGTCTTGCCTGGCTTCCGCACTGGCTGGTGCGCCGACGCATCGAAGCCGGCGCGCTGGTGCGGCTGCTGCAGGACCAGGCGGACTATCTCTACGACTGCCACGCGCTCTGGCTGCAAACGCCGCATCTGCCGCTGAAGGTGCGGCTGGCGGTCGATGCGCTGGCGGCAGGGCTGCCGCGATTCATGGCTTAG
- the hpaR gene encoding homoprotocatechuate degradation operon regulator HpaR, which produces MALLRAREVIMAHFRPMLVRHDITEQQWRVLRVLAETGPLEATELANRASILPPSLTRIIRAMEERAFITRNKVKDDGRRALLAISPAGVALVEELAPERFAIYEAIEKRYGAEEHARLLDMLENLIQSESTES; this is translated from the coding sequence ATGGCTCTTCTGCGCGCTCGCGAAGTGATCATGGCGCATTTTCGGCCGATGCTTGTCCGCCACGACATCACCGAGCAGCAATGGCGCGTGCTGCGCGTTCTCGCCGAAACCGGGCCGCTGGAAGCGACCGAACTCGCCAACCGCGCCTCGATCCTGCCGCCCAGCCTCACCCGCATCATCAGAGCGATGGAGGAGCGGGCATTCATTACCCGCAACAAGGTCAAGGATGACGGCCGCCGCGCCCTGCTCGCCATCAGCCCGGCCGGCGTGGCGCTGGTCGAAGAACTGGCGCCCGAGCGCTTCGCTATCTACGAGGCGATCGAGAAGCGCTACGGCGCCGAAGAGCACGCGCGCCTGCTGGATATGCTGGAAAACCTGATCCAGTCGGAGTCGACCGAGAGCTGA
- a CDS encoding isopenicillin N synthase family oxygenase, with protein sequence MARIIPVLDLDRLEQGASELRTFLLDLRTAARDVGFFYLSGHGIAQSDIDAVLNAARHFFALPEADKLAIEMVKSPQFRGYTRAGGELTRGKADWREQLDIGVERTTITQRPGVPAWTRLQGPNQWPSALPELKPALLAWQAKATEVAIRLLKAFALSLDQPEDAFDPIYRGEPNHRMKIVRYPGRDTTADDQGVGAHKDGGFLTLLLQDENKGLQVEYDGSWVNVDPIPRTLVVNIGELLELASNGYLRATVHRVVTPPAGVERISVPFFFGARLDATIPLLDLPEELAAEARGPASDPDNPLFRNVGTNVLKSRLRSHPDVARRHYADLLEKAATAG encoded by the coding sequence ATGGCCAGAATAATCCCGGTGCTCGATCTCGACCGCCTTGAGCAGGGCGCGTCGGAACTGCGGACTTTCTTGCTTGATCTGCGAACGGCGGCCCGCGATGTCGGCTTCTTCTACCTCAGCGGCCACGGCATAGCGCAGTCCGATATCGACGCGGTGCTCAATGCCGCGCGCCACTTCTTTGCCTTGCCGGAAGCTGACAAGCTCGCCATCGAGATGGTGAAGTCGCCGCAATTCCGCGGCTACACGCGCGCCGGCGGCGAACTGACCAGAGGCAAGGCCGACTGGCGCGAGCAGCTCGATATCGGCGTCGAGCGCACGACCATCACGCAAAGGCCGGGCGTGCCGGCCTGGACGCGGCTGCAGGGCCCGAACCAGTGGCCTTCGGCGCTGCCCGAGCTGAAGCCGGCGCTGCTTGCCTGGCAGGCGAAGGCGACGGAGGTCGCGATCCGCCTGCTCAAGGCCTTCGCGCTCTCGCTCGACCAGCCGGAAGACGCCTTCGATCCGATCTATCGCGGCGAGCCCAACCATCGCATGAAGATCGTGCGCTATCCCGGGCGCGACACCACCGCCGACGACCAGGGCGTCGGCGCGCACAAGGACGGCGGCTTCCTCACCCTTCTGCTGCAGGACGAGAACAAGGGGCTGCAGGTCGAATATGACGGCAGCTGGGTGAATGTGGATCCGATTCCGCGGACGCTCGTGGTCAACATCGGCGAGCTGCTCGAACTTGCCTCGAATGGGTATCTCAGGGCAACCGTGCACCGTGTCGTCACGCCGCCGGCCGGTGTCGAACGCATCTCGGTGCCGTTCTTCTTCGGCGCTCGCCTCGACGCGACGATCCCGCTGCTCGACCTGCCGGAGGAATTGGCGGCCGAGGCGCGCGGTCCGGCCAGCGATCCCGACAATCCGCTGTTCCGCAACGTCGGAACCAATGTGCTGAAAAGTCGGCTGAGATCGCACCCCGACGTGGCGCGGCGGCACTATGCAGATCTGCTGGAAAAGGCGGCGACAGCCGGCTGA